In Eptesicus fuscus isolate TK198812 chromosome 23, DD_ASM_mEF_20220401, whole genome shotgun sequence, one genomic interval encodes:
- the INPP5J gene encoding phosphatidylinositol 4,5-bisphosphate 5-phosphatase A isoform X2 yields the protein MEGHSSSGSRRPGTLAGLGPLPMPHGVFQTGAPSKVDSSFQLPAKENAAPVPLQPRLALAPLGPRAAMPPSSEGPRLALASPRPLLAPLSTLGGQKTALTCHSASLAPASVGQLVVSAAAAPKPLPATSGSILAPTSPGQLAMSVPDAPRLPPATLGPRLAPMSRDQKQTVPASVKPKPALATSGLSLALASEEQHPQPPSTSSPMPSPILSPSQEQAPAPASMTPAPASVGPTPAKQRDAPAPRSLPPAEGHLQPPAQAPSPAGSPSLIQSPPDPRLSPSFRARPEAPRSSPEDPVLPRPTQTLPLDGGQGPPEPGTRSPGLLSPTFRPGAPSAQTVPPPLPKPPRSPSRSPSRSPNRSPCVPPASETALPRPGTQGAGPGGRLSPSFQPREIPAPVTTSSSTPTSSSTPSSSSSSWSAQPTCKSDPGFWITVVTWNVGTAMPPDDVTSLLHLGGGSDDSDRTDMIAIGLQEVNSMINKRLKDALFTDQWSELFMDALAPFNFVLVSTVRMQGVILLLFAKYYHLPFLRDVQTDCTRTGLGGYWGNKGGVSVRLAAFGHMLCFLNCHLPAHMDKAEQRKDNFQTILSLQQFQGPGAQGILDHDLVFWFGDLNFRIESYDPHFVKFAIDNNQLHQLWEKDQLNMAKDTWPILKGFQEGPLNFAPTFKFDVGTNKYDTSAKKRKPAWTDRILWKVKVPGGGRSPSGQQSHWLQVTQHSYRSHMEYTVSDHKPVAAQFVLHFAFRDDMPLVRLEVAEEWVRPEQAVVRYRVETVFARSSWDWIGLYRVGFRHCKDYVAYVWAKHEDVDRNNYQVTFSEESLPKGHGDFILGYYSHTHSSLIGVTEPFQISLPTSESASSSSHSSGTSSEEEDDSTLELLAPKSRSPSPGKSKRHRSRSPGLARFPGLALRPSSCERRGTSRSPSPQSRRLPCVAPNRGSSDGGTQGCSEEGLSGLPGPWTLPPSVPRSLGLLPALRLETVDPGGGGPWEPDQEAPTPDSLSPSPQGRQKLEEGGLGP from the exons ATGGAGggccacagcagcagtggcagcaggaggccagggaccctggctggcctgggccccctGCCCATGCCCCACGGGGTTTTCCAAACTGGAGCACCCTCCAAG GTGGACTCAAGTTTTCAGCTCCCAGCCAAGGAGAACGCAGCCCCGGTGCCCTTGCAACCAAGGCTGGCTCTGGCACCTCTGGGGCCCCGTGCGGCTATGCCACCTTCCTCGGAGGGGCCAAGGCTGGCTCTGGCATCTCCTCGACCCCTCCTGGCTCCGCTGTCTACCCTGGGAGGGCAGAAAACAGCTCTCACCTGCCACAGCGCCAGCCTGGCTCCAGCGTCCGTGGGCCAGTTGGTGGTGTCTGCCGCTGCTGCGCCGAAGCCTCTCCCAGCAACATCAGGCTCCATCCTGGCTCCGACATCCCCGGGGCAGCTGGCGATGTCTGTCCCAGATGCGCCAAGGCTGCCACCAGCCAccctggggcccaggctggctCCCATGTCTAGGGACCAGAAGCAGACAGTCCCTGCCTCCGTGAAGCCCAAGCCAGCACTGGCCACCTCCGGCCTGAGCCTGGCCCTGgcatctgaggagcagcacccacagccccccTCCACGTCTTCCCCCATGCCCAGTCCCATTCTGTCGCCCTCTCAGGAACAGGCCCCGGCTCCAGCATCCATGACACCAGCCCCGGCCTCTGTGGGACCGACACCAGCTAAACAGAGGGATGCCCCCGCCCCTAGGTCTCTCCCCCCGGCTGAAGGGCATCTCCAGCCTCCAGCTCAGGCACCCAGTCCTGCGGGCTCCCCGTCTTTGATCCAATCTCCCCCAGACCCCCGGCTCTCCCCCTCCTTCAGAGCCAGGCCCGAGGCCCCCCGCAGCAGCCCTGAGGATCCGGTCCTGCCCCGGCCAACCCAGACGCTGCCCCTGGATGGGGGCCAGGgccccccagagcctggcacccGCTCCCCAGGACTGCTGTCCCCCACCTTCCGGCCAGGGGCCCCCTCAGCTCAGACGGTGCCCCCGCCTCTGCCCAAGCCACCCCGGTCTCCCAGCCGCTCCCCCAGCCGCTCTCCCAACCGCTCCCCCTGTGTGCCCCCAGCCTCTGAGAcggccctccccaggcctggcacccagggTGCCGGGCCTGGCGGGCGCCTGAGCCCCAGCTTTCAGCCCCGAGAAATTCCAGCCCCAGTCACCACCTCCTCGTCTACACCCACCTCCTCGTCTACACCCTCATCGTCCTCCTCCTCTTGGTCAGCTCAGCCCACCTGCAAGAGCGACCCCGGCTTCTG gatcACTGTGGTCACGTGGAATGTGGGCACCGCCATGCCCCCCGACGACGTCACATCTCTCCTCCACCTGGGCGGTGGCAGCGATGACAGCGACAGGACAGACATGATCGCCATagg GTTGCAGGAAGTGAACTCCATGATCAACAAGCGGCTCAAGGACGCGCTCTTCACAGATCAGTGGAGCGAGCTTTTCATGGACGCGCTCGCGCCTTTCAACTTCGTGCTG GTGAGCACGGTGCGCATGCAGGGCGTCATCCTGCTGCTGTTCGCCAAGTACTACCACCTGCCCTTCCTGCGGGACGTGCAGACCGACTGCACGCGCACCGGCCTGGGCGGCTACTGG GGCAACAAGGGTGGCGTGAGCGTGCGCCTGGCGGCCTTCGGGCACATGCTCTGCTTCCTCAACTGCCACCTGCCCGCGCACATGGACAAGGCGGAGCAGCGCAAGGACAACTTCCAGACCATCCTCAGCCTCCAGCAGTTCCAGGGGCCCGGGGCGCAAGGCATCCTGGACCACGA ccTTGTGTTCTGGTTCGGGGACCTAAACTTCCGCATCGAGAGCTACGACCCGCACTTCGTCAAGTTCGCCATTGACAACAACCAGCTCCACCAGCTCTGGGAGAAGGACCAG CTCAACATGGCCAAGGACACCTGGCCCATCCTCAAGGGCTTCCAGGAGGGGCCCCTCAACTTTGCACCCACCTTCAAGTTTGACGTGGGGACTAACAAATATGATACCAG TGCCAAAAAGCGGAAGCCAGCCTGGACAGACCGTATCCTGTGGAAGGTCAAGGTTCCAGGTGGAGGTCGAAGCCCCTCCGGACAGCAGAGCCACTGGCTCCAGGTGACCCAGCACAGCTACCGGAGCCACATGGAATACACCGTCAGTGACCACAAGCCTGTGGCTGCCCAGTTCGTCCTGCAT TTTGCCTTCAGGGACGACATGCCCCTGGTGCGGCTGGAGGTGGCGGAAGAGTGGGTGCGGCCGGAGCAGGCTGTGGTGAGGTACCGCGTGGAAACGGTGTTCGCCCGGAGCTCCTGGGACTGGATCGGCTTGTACCGG GTGGGTTTCCGCCACTGCAAGGACTATGTGGCTTATGTCTGGGCCAAACACGAGGATGTGGACAGGAACAACTACCAG GTGACATTCAGTGAGGAGTCGCTGCCCAAGGGCCACGGAGACTTCATCCTGGGCTATTACAGCCACACCCACAGCAGCCTCATTGGCGTCACGGAGCCCTTCCAG ATCTCGCTGCCTACCTCGGAGTCGGCCAGTAGCAGCTCACACAGCTCAGGGACCAGCTCGGAGGAAGAGGATGACAGCACCCTGGAGCTGCTCGCACCCAAGTcccgcagccccagccctggcaagTCCAAGCGGCACCGGAGCCGCAGCCCGGGCTTGGCCCgcttcccaggcctggccctccggCCCTCCTCCTGTGAACGCCGGGGCACCAgccgcagcccctcaccccagagCCGCCGCCTGCCCTGTGTGGCCCCCAACAGGGGCAGCAGTGATGGAGGCACCCAGGGCTGTAGTGAGGAGGGGCTCTCTGGGCTGCCTGGTCCCTGGACCCTCCCCCCATCTGTGCCTCGAAGCCTAGGCTTGCTGCCTGCCTTGCGCCTAGAGACTGTAGACCCTGGAGGTGGTGGCCCCTGGGAGCCTGACCAGGAGGCCCCGACCCCCGACAGCCTGTCTCCCAGCCCTCAGGGTCGGCAGAAGTTGGAGGaagggggcctggggccctga
- the INPP5J gene encoding phosphatidylinositol 4,5-bisphosphate 5-phosphatase A isoform X1 — protein MEGHSSSGSRRPGTLAGLGPLPMPHGVFQTGAPSKRTRNRRQMGKKKRGPSRGRVTPILPAGQKEAADQSSRVGEKVDSSFQLPAKENAAPVPLQPRLALAPLGPRAAMPPSSEGPRLALASPRPLLAPLSTLGGQKTALTCHSASLAPASVGQLVVSAAAAPKPLPATSGSILAPTSPGQLAMSVPDAPRLPPATLGPRLAPMSRDQKQTVPASVKPKPALATSGLSLALASEEQHPQPPSTSSPMPSPILSPSQEQAPAPASMTPAPASVGPTPAKQRDAPAPRSLPPAEGHLQPPAQAPSPAGSPSLIQSPPDPRLSPSFRARPEAPRSSPEDPVLPRPTQTLPLDGGQGPPEPGTRSPGLLSPTFRPGAPSAQTVPPPLPKPPRSPSRSPSRSPNRSPCVPPASETALPRPGTQGAGPGGRLSPSFQPREIPAPVTTSSSTPTSSSTPSSSSSSWSAQPTCKSDPGFWITVVTWNVGTAMPPDDVTSLLHLGGGSDDSDRTDMIAIGLQEVNSMINKRLKDALFTDQWSELFMDALAPFNFVLVSTVRMQGVILLLFAKYYHLPFLRDVQTDCTRTGLGGYWGNKGGVSVRLAAFGHMLCFLNCHLPAHMDKAEQRKDNFQTILSLQQFQGPGAQGILDHDLVFWFGDLNFRIESYDPHFVKFAIDNNQLHQLWEKDQLNMAKDTWPILKGFQEGPLNFAPTFKFDVGTNKYDTSAKKRKPAWTDRILWKVKVPGGGRSPSGQQSHWLQVTQHSYRSHMEYTVSDHKPVAAQFVLHFAFRDDMPLVRLEVAEEWVRPEQAVVRYRVETVFARSSWDWIGLYRVGFRHCKDYVAYVWAKHEDVDRNNYQVTFSEESLPKGHGDFILGYYSHTHSSLIGVTEPFQISLPTSESASSSSHSSGTSSEEEDDSTLELLAPKSRSPSPGKSKRHRSRSPGLARFPGLALRPSSCERRGTSRSPSPQSRRLPCVAPNRGSSDGGTQGCSEEGLSGLPGPWTLPPSVPRSLGLLPALRLETVDPGGGGPWEPDQEAPTPDSLSPSPQGRQKLEEGGLGP, from the exons ATGGAGggccacagcagcagtggcagcaggaggccagggaccctggctggcctgggccccctGCCCATGCCCCACGGGGTTTTCCAAACTGGAGCACCCTCCAAG AGGACAAGAAACAGGAGAcagatggggaagaaaaaaagaggtccCTCCAGGGGCCGGGTGACCCCCATTCTACCTGCTGGGCAGAAGGAGGCTGCTGACCAGTCCTCACGAGTGGGGGAGAAG GTGGACTCAAGTTTTCAGCTCCCAGCCAAGGAGAACGCAGCCCCGGTGCCCTTGCAACCAAGGCTGGCTCTGGCACCTCTGGGGCCCCGTGCGGCTATGCCACCTTCCTCGGAGGGGCCAAGGCTGGCTCTGGCATCTCCTCGACCCCTCCTGGCTCCGCTGTCTACCCTGGGAGGGCAGAAAACAGCTCTCACCTGCCACAGCGCCAGCCTGGCTCCAGCGTCCGTGGGCCAGTTGGTGGTGTCTGCCGCTGCTGCGCCGAAGCCTCTCCCAGCAACATCAGGCTCCATCCTGGCTCCGACATCCCCGGGGCAGCTGGCGATGTCTGTCCCAGATGCGCCAAGGCTGCCACCAGCCAccctggggcccaggctggctCCCATGTCTAGGGACCAGAAGCAGACAGTCCCTGCCTCCGTGAAGCCCAAGCCAGCACTGGCCACCTCCGGCCTGAGCCTGGCCCTGgcatctgaggagcagcacccacagccccccTCCACGTCTTCCCCCATGCCCAGTCCCATTCTGTCGCCCTCTCAGGAACAGGCCCCGGCTCCAGCATCCATGACACCAGCCCCGGCCTCTGTGGGACCGACACCAGCTAAACAGAGGGATGCCCCCGCCCCTAGGTCTCTCCCCCCGGCTGAAGGGCATCTCCAGCCTCCAGCTCAGGCACCCAGTCCTGCGGGCTCCCCGTCTTTGATCCAATCTCCCCCAGACCCCCGGCTCTCCCCCTCCTTCAGAGCCAGGCCCGAGGCCCCCCGCAGCAGCCCTGAGGATCCGGTCCTGCCCCGGCCAACCCAGACGCTGCCCCTGGATGGGGGCCAGGgccccccagagcctggcacccGCTCCCCAGGACTGCTGTCCCCCACCTTCCGGCCAGGGGCCCCCTCAGCTCAGACGGTGCCCCCGCCTCTGCCCAAGCCACCCCGGTCTCCCAGCCGCTCCCCCAGCCGCTCTCCCAACCGCTCCCCCTGTGTGCCCCCAGCCTCTGAGAcggccctccccaggcctggcacccagggTGCCGGGCCTGGCGGGCGCCTGAGCCCCAGCTTTCAGCCCCGAGAAATTCCAGCCCCAGTCACCACCTCCTCGTCTACACCCACCTCCTCGTCTACACCCTCATCGTCCTCCTCCTCTTGGTCAGCTCAGCCCACCTGCAAGAGCGACCCCGGCTTCTG gatcACTGTGGTCACGTGGAATGTGGGCACCGCCATGCCCCCCGACGACGTCACATCTCTCCTCCACCTGGGCGGTGGCAGCGATGACAGCGACAGGACAGACATGATCGCCATagg GTTGCAGGAAGTGAACTCCATGATCAACAAGCGGCTCAAGGACGCGCTCTTCACAGATCAGTGGAGCGAGCTTTTCATGGACGCGCTCGCGCCTTTCAACTTCGTGCTG GTGAGCACGGTGCGCATGCAGGGCGTCATCCTGCTGCTGTTCGCCAAGTACTACCACCTGCCCTTCCTGCGGGACGTGCAGACCGACTGCACGCGCACCGGCCTGGGCGGCTACTGG GGCAACAAGGGTGGCGTGAGCGTGCGCCTGGCGGCCTTCGGGCACATGCTCTGCTTCCTCAACTGCCACCTGCCCGCGCACATGGACAAGGCGGAGCAGCGCAAGGACAACTTCCAGACCATCCTCAGCCTCCAGCAGTTCCAGGGGCCCGGGGCGCAAGGCATCCTGGACCACGA ccTTGTGTTCTGGTTCGGGGACCTAAACTTCCGCATCGAGAGCTACGACCCGCACTTCGTCAAGTTCGCCATTGACAACAACCAGCTCCACCAGCTCTGGGAGAAGGACCAG CTCAACATGGCCAAGGACACCTGGCCCATCCTCAAGGGCTTCCAGGAGGGGCCCCTCAACTTTGCACCCACCTTCAAGTTTGACGTGGGGACTAACAAATATGATACCAG TGCCAAAAAGCGGAAGCCAGCCTGGACAGACCGTATCCTGTGGAAGGTCAAGGTTCCAGGTGGAGGTCGAAGCCCCTCCGGACAGCAGAGCCACTGGCTCCAGGTGACCCAGCACAGCTACCGGAGCCACATGGAATACACCGTCAGTGACCACAAGCCTGTGGCTGCCCAGTTCGTCCTGCAT TTTGCCTTCAGGGACGACATGCCCCTGGTGCGGCTGGAGGTGGCGGAAGAGTGGGTGCGGCCGGAGCAGGCTGTGGTGAGGTACCGCGTGGAAACGGTGTTCGCCCGGAGCTCCTGGGACTGGATCGGCTTGTACCGG GTGGGTTTCCGCCACTGCAAGGACTATGTGGCTTATGTCTGGGCCAAACACGAGGATGTGGACAGGAACAACTACCAG GTGACATTCAGTGAGGAGTCGCTGCCCAAGGGCCACGGAGACTTCATCCTGGGCTATTACAGCCACACCCACAGCAGCCTCATTGGCGTCACGGAGCCCTTCCAG ATCTCGCTGCCTACCTCGGAGTCGGCCAGTAGCAGCTCACACAGCTCAGGGACCAGCTCGGAGGAAGAGGATGACAGCACCCTGGAGCTGCTCGCACCCAAGTcccgcagccccagccctggcaagTCCAAGCGGCACCGGAGCCGCAGCCCGGGCTTGGCCCgcttcccaggcctggccctccggCCCTCCTCCTGTGAACGCCGGGGCACCAgccgcagcccctcaccccagagCCGCCGCCTGCCCTGTGTGGCCCCCAACAGGGGCAGCAGTGATGGAGGCACCCAGGGCTGTAGTGAGGAGGGGCTCTCTGGGCTGCCTGGTCCCTGGACCCTCCCCCCATCTGTGCCTCGAAGCCTAGGCTTGCTGCCTGCCTTGCGCCTAGAGACTGTAGACCCTGGAGGTGGTGGCCCCTGGGAGCCTGACCAGGAGGCCCCGACCCCCGACAGCCTGTCTCCCAGCCCTCAGGGTCGGCAGAAGTTGGAGGaagggggcctggggccctga
- the INPP5J gene encoding phosphatidylinositol 4,5-bisphosphate 5-phosphatase A isoform X3, translating into MEGHSSSGSRRPGTLAGLGPLPMPHGVFQTGAPSKKVDSSFQLPAKENAAPVPLQPRLALAPLGPRAAMPPSSEGPRLALASPRPLLAPLSTLGGQKTALTCHSASLAPASVGQLVVSAAAAPKPLPATSGSILAPTSPGQLAMSVPDAPRLPPATLGPRLAPMSRDQKQTVPASVKPKPALATSGLSLALASEEQHPQPPSTSSPMPSPILSPSQEQAPAPASMTPAPASVGPTPAKQRDAPAPRSLPPAEGHLQPPAQAPSPAGSPSLIQSPPDPRLSPSFRARPEAPRSSPEDPVLPRPTQTLPLDGGQGPPEPGTRSPGLLSPTFRPGAPSAQTVPPPLPKPPRSPSRSPSRSPNRSPCVPPASETALPRPGTQGAGPGGRLSPSFQPREIPAPVTTSSSTPTSSSTPSSSSSSWSAQPTCKSDPGFWITVVTWNVGTAMPPDDVTSLLHLGGGSDDSDRTDMIAIGLQEVNSMINKRLKDALFTDQWSELFMDALAPFNFVLVSTVRMQGVILLLFAKYYHLPFLRDVQTDCTRTGLGGYWGNKGGVSVRLAAFGHMLCFLNCHLPAHMDKAEQRKDNFQTILSLQQFQGPGAQGILDHDLVFWFGDLNFRIESYDPHFVKFAIDNNQLHQLWEKDQLNMAKDTWPILKGFQEGPLNFAPTFKFDVGTNKYDTSAKKRKPAWTDRILWKVKVPGGGRSPSGQQSHWLQVTQHSYRSHMEYTVSDHKPVAAQFVLHFAFRDDMPLVRLEVAEEWVRPEQAVVRYRVETVFARSSWDWIGLYRVGFRHCKDYVAYVWAKHEDVDRNNYQVTFSEESLPKGHGDFILGYYSHTHSSLIGVTEPFQISLPTSESASSSSHSSGTSSEEEDDSTLELLAPKSRSPSPGKSKRHRSRSPGLARFPGLALRPSSCERRGTSRSPSPQSRRLPCVAPNRGSSDGGTQGCSEEGLSGLPGPWTLPPSVPRSLGLLPALRLETVDPGGGGPWEPDQEAPTPDSLSPSPQGRQKLEEGGLGP; encoded by the exons ATGGAGggccacagcagcagtggcagcaggaggccagggaccctggctggcctgggccccctGCCCATGCCCCACGGGGTTTTCCAAACTGGAGCACCCTCCAAG AAG GTGGACTCAAGTTTTCAGCTCCCAGCCAAGGAGAACGCAGCCCCGGTGCCCTTGCAACCAAGGCTGGCTCTGGCACCTCTGGGGCCCCGTGCGGCTATGCCACCTTCCTCGGAGGGGCCAAGGCTGGCTCTGGCATCTCCTCGACCCCTCCTGGCTCCGCTGTCTACCCTGGGAGGGCAGAAAACAGCTCTCACCTGCCACAGCGCCAGCCTGGCTCCAGCGTCCGTGGGCCAGTTGGTGGTGTCTGCCGCTGCTGCGCCGAAGCCTCTCCCAGCAACATCAGGCTCCATCCTGGCTCCGACATCCCCGGGGCAGCTGGCGATGTCTGTCCCAGATGCGCCAAGGCTGCCACCAGCCAccctggggcccaggctggctCCCATGTCTAGGGACCAGAAGCAGACAGTCCCTGCCTCCGTGAAGCCCAAGCCAGCACTGGCCACCTCCGGCCTGAGCCTGGCCCTGgcatctgaggagcagcacccacagccccccTCCACGTCTTCCCCCATGCCCAGTCCCATTCTGTCGCCCTCTCAGGAACAGGCCCCGGCTCCAGCATCCATGACACCAGCCCCGGCCTCTGTGGGACCGACACCAGCTAAACAGAGGGATGCCCCCGCCCCTAGGTCTCTCCCCCCGGCTGAAGGGCATCTCCAGCCTCCAGCTCAGGCACCCAGTCCTGCGGGCTCCCCGTCTTTGATCCAATCTCCCCCAGACCCCCGGCTCTCCCCCTCCTTCAGAGCCAGGCCCGAGGCCCCCCGCAGCAGCCCTGAGGATCCGGTCCTGCCCCGGCCAACCCAGACGCTGCCCCTGGATGGGGGCCAGGgccccccagagcctggcacccGCTCCCCAGGACTGCTGTCCCCCACCTTCCGGCCAGGGGCCCCCTCAGCTCAGACGGTGCCCCCGCCTCTGCCCAAGCCACCCCGGTCTCCCAGCCGCTCCCCCAGCCGCTCTCCCAACCGCTCCCCCTGTGTGCCCCCAGCCTCTGAGAcggccctccccaggcctggcacccagggTGCCGGGCCTGGCGGGCGCCTGAGCCCCAGCTTTCAGCCCCGAGAAATTCCAGCCCCAGTCACCACCTCCTCGTCTACACCCACCTCCTCGTCTACACCCTCATCGTCCTCCTCCTCTTGGTCAGCTCAGCCCACCTGCAAGAGCGACCCCGGCTTCTG gatcACTGTGGTCACGTGGAATGTGGGCACCGCCATGCCCCCCGACGACGTCACATCTCTCCTCCACCTGGGCGGTGGCAGCGATGACAGCGACAGGACAGACATGATCGCCATagg GTTGCAGGAAGTGAACTCCATGATCAACAAGCGGCTCAAGGACGCGCTCTTCACAGATCAGTGGAGCGAGCTTTTCATGGACGCGCTCGCGCCTTTCAACTTCGTGCTG GTGAGCACGGTGCGCATGCAGGGCGTCATCCTGCTGCTGTTCGCCAAGTACTACCACCTGCCCTTCCTGCGGGACGTGCAGACCGACTGCACGCGCACCGGCCTGGGCGGCTACTGG GGCAACAAGGGTGGCGTGAGCGTGCGCCTGGCGGCCTTCGGGCACATGCTCTGCTTCCTCAACTGCCACCTGCCCGCGCACATGGACAAGGCGGAGCAGCGCAAGGACAACTTCCAGACCATCCTCAGCCTCCAGCAGTTCCAGGGGCCCGGGGCGCAAGGCATCCTGGACCACGA ccTTGTGTTCTGGTTCGGGGACCTAAACTTCCGCATCGAGAGCTACGACCCGCACTTCGTCAAGTTCGCCATTGACAACAACCAGCTCCACCAGCTCTGGGAGAAGGACCAG CTCAACATGGCCAAGGACACCTGGCCCATCCTCAAGGGCTTCCAGGAGGGGCCCCTCAACTTTGCACCCACCTTCAAGTTTGACGTGGGGACTAACAAATATGATACCAG TGCCAAAAAGCGGAAGCCAGCCTGGACAGACCGTATCCTGTGGAAGGTCAAGGTTCCAGGTGGAGGTCGAAGCCCCTCCGGACAGCAGAGCCACTGGCTCCAGGTGACCCAGCACAGCTACCGGAGCCACATGGAATACACCGTCAGTGACCACAAGCCTGTGGCTGCCCAGTTCGTCCTGCAT TTTGCCTTCAGGGACGACATGCCCCTGGTGCGGCTGGAGGTGGCGGAAGAGTGGGTGCGGCCGGAGCAGGCTGTGGTGAGGTACCGCGTGGAAACGGTGTTCGCCCGGAGCTCCTGGGACTGGATCGGCTTGTACCGG GTGGGTTTCCGCCACTGCAAGGACTATGTGGCTTATGTCTGGGCCAAACACGAGGATGTGGACAGGAACAACTACCAG GTGACATTCAGTGAGGAGTCGCTGCCCAAGGGCCACGGAGACTTCATCCTGGGCTATTACAGCCACACCCACAGCAGCCTCATTGGCGTCACGGAGCCCTTCCAG ATCTCGCTGCCTACCTCGGAGTCGGCCAGTAGCAGCTCACACAGCTCAGGGACCAGCTCGGAGGAAGAGGATGACAGCACCCTGGAGCTGCTCGCACCCAAGTcccgcagccccagccctggcaagTCCAAGCGGCACCGGAGCCGCAGCCCGGGCTTGGCCCgcttcccaggcctggccctccggCCCTCCTCCTGTGAACGCCGGGGCACCAgccgcagcccctcaccccagagCCGCCGCCTGCCCTGTGTGGCCCCCAACAGGGGCAGCAGTGATGGAGGCACCCAGGGCTGTAGTGAGGAGGGGCTCTCTGGGCTGCCTGGTCCCTGGACCCTCCCCCCATCTGTGCCTCGAAGCCTAGGCTTGCTGCCTGCCTTGCGCCTAGAGACTGTAGACCCTGGAGGTGGTGGCCCCTGGGAGCCTGACCAGGAGGCCCCGACCCCCGACAGCCTGTCTCCCAGCCCTCAGGGTCGGCAGAAGTTGGAGGaagggggcctggggccctga